A window from Photobacterium sp. DA100 encodes these proteins:
- a CDS encoding bifunctional 4-hydroxy-2-oxoglutarate aldolase/2-dehydro-3-deoxy-phosphogluconate aldolase produces MEQTIESKLSAMKVVPVIAIKDADQAKPLAKVLVENGLPCAEITFRTEAAAESIRLMREAYPDMLIGAGTVLTNEQVDQAVEAGADFIVSPGLNPTTVAYCQQKNVAVIPGVNNPSLVEQAMSLGLKTLKFFPAEPSGGIGMLKALSAVYPVEFMPTGGISPANVADYLALEKVIACGGTWMVPNNLIEQGDWQAIGQLVSEINQ; encoded by the coding sequence ATGGAACAAACAATTGAAAGCAAGTTAAGTGCGATGAAGGTCGTGCCAGTCATTGCTATCAAAGATGCCGACCAGGCAAAACCACTGGCCAAGGTCTTGGTCGAGAACGGTTTGCCGTGCGCCGAAATTACGTTTCGCACCGAAGCGGCAGCTGAGTCGATTCGCCTGATGCGCGAAGCATACCCAGACATGCTAATCGGCGCGGGCACGGTGTTGACAAACGAGCAGGTTGATCAGGCGGTTGAAGCGGGCGCGGATTTTATCGTTAGCCCGGGTTTGAATCCGACTACGGTGGCGTACTGCCAACAGAAGAATGTCGCGGTTATTCCGGGTGTCAACAACCCGAGTCTGGTGGAACAGGCGATGTCGCTTGGCTTGAAAACACTGAAGTTCTTCCCGGCGGAGCCTTCAGGTGGCATTGGCATGCTAAAAGCGCTATCGGCGGTTTATCCGGTTGAGTTTATGCCGACGGGCGGTATTAGCCCTGCCAATGTGGCCGACTACCTGGCACTGGAGAAAGTGATTGCTTGTGGCGGCACTTGGATGGTTCCGAACAACCTAATCGAGCAAGGGGATTGGCAAGCCATTGGTCAACTGGTGAGTGAAATCAACCAGTAA
- the ascF gene encoding PTS cellobiose/arbutin/salicin transporter subunit IIBC, with amino-acid sequence MSKDYSAVARSVVEKLGGANNVVALTHCMTRLRFVLKDEAKIDAAALKGVKGVMGVVHNGDKCQVIIGNNVAYAYQEVMKLCSLDGAAADTPAPKVKLTPKVIGAKMLDALVGTMSPLIPAIIGGSMVKLAAMLLLMFNIYEADHSTIILLNTIGDGAFFFLPIMVAASASIKFKTNMSLAIGIAGVLVHPNFIDLMAQAADGRAVDLFGIPVTSVRYTYTVIPVLIMTWILSYIERWVDSITPAVTKNFLKPMLIVLIAAPIGILLVGPMGIWIGTAISAAVYAIHGTLGWLAVAIMGALWPLLVLTGMHRVFTPTIIQTIAETGTEGMVMPSEIGANIGMGGACLAVAWKTKNIALKQTSMAAGASALMAGISEPALYGVLVRLKRPLIAALITGFIVGGLAGMAGIASHSMAAPSLFTSVQFIDVNDPMSLVWVLGLMALSVVLSFVLTLILGFEDIPNDEDEASPTAAKESAKENAEEIETPVPAKPATA; translated from the coding sequence ATGTCGAAAGATTACAGCGCGGTAGCCCGCTCGGTCGTCGAAAAATTGGGGGGCGCCAATAACGTTGTTGCCCTTACCCACTGTATGACCCGCCTACGTTTTGTGTTGAAAGATGAGGCAAAAATTGATGCCGCAGCGCTGAAAGGCGTGAAGGGGGTTATGGGCGTCGTGCACAATGGCGACAAGTGTCAAGTGATCATTGGCAACAACGTGGCCTACGCCTACCAGGAAGTGATGAAACTGTGCAGCCTTGATGGTGCAGCTGCAGATACACCGGCACCGAAAGTCAAACTGACGCCGAAAGTCATCGGCGCGAAAATGCTCGATGCGCTAGTTGGCACCATGTCGCCATTGATCCCGGCGATTATCGGTGGTTCGATGGTAAAACTGGCTGCCATGCTGCTGCTGATGTTCAATATCTACGAAGCCGATCACTCAACGATCATTTTGCTTAACACCATCGGTGACGGCGCCTTTTTCTTCCTTCCTATTATGGTAGCGGCTTCTGCATCGATTAAATTCAAAACCAACATGTCGCTGGCAATCGGTATCGCCGGTGTGTTGGTACACCCGAACTTTATCGACCTGATGGCACAGGCCGCTGACGGTCGTGCGGTTGACTTGTTCGGGATTCCGGTGACTTCTGTCCGTTACACCTATACCGTTATTCCGGTTCTGATCATGACATGGATACTGTCATATATAGAGCGCTGGGTGGATAGTATTACGCCTGCCGTGACCAAGAATTTCTTGAAGCCGATGCTTATCGTGTTGATCGCCGCACCGATCGGTATTCTTCTGGTTGGCCCGATGGGGATCTGGATCGGTACAGCAATCTCTGCTGCAGTATATGCAATTCACGGTACTCTCGGCTGGCTGGCTGTCGCTATCATGGGGGCGCTATGGCCGCTATTGGTACTCACCGGTATGCACCGGGTATTTACCCCAACGATTATCCAGACCATCGCGGAAACGGGCACGGAGGGCATGGTAATGCCGTCTGAAATCGGTGCAAACATCGGTATGGGTGGTGCGTGTTTGGCTGTTGCGTGGAAAACCAAAAATATTGCACTTAAGCAGACGTCTATGGCGGCGGGGGCATCGGCACTGATGGCGGGTATCTCTGAGCCTGCACTATACGGTGTGCTGGTTCGTCTCAAGCGTCCACTAATTGCTGCGCTGATCACGGGCTTCATAGTTGGTGGTCTGGCGGGCATGGCCGGTATTGCCAGCCATTCAATGGCAGCTCCGAGCTTGTTCACCAGTGTTCAGTTCATTGATGTCAACGATCCGATGAGCCTGGTATGGGTACTGGGTCTGATGGCATTGTCAGTCGTCCTGTCATTTGTACTGACGCTTATCCTAGGGTTTGAAGATATCCCTAACGATGAGGATGAAGCCAGCCCGACAGCGGCAAAAGAGTCGGCGAAAGAAAACGCTGAAGAAATCGAAACACCGGTGCCAGCAAAACCTGCTACGGCCTAG
- a CDS encoding 6-phospho-beta-glucosidase has protein sequence MSDITFPQGFLWGGAIAANQSEGAYREGGKGLTTVDMIPYGENRMPVKLGQVDKVELDADEFYPSHQAIDFYHRYKEDIAMLAEMGFKVFRMSIAWARIFPNGDEETPNQAGIDFYRSVFEECKKYGIEPLVTLCHFDVPMHLVNEYGSWRNRKMITFFERYARTCFEAFDGLVKYWLTFNEINILLASPFSGAGIAFQEGENHDQVKYQAAHHELVASALVTKIAHEINPENQVGCMLAGGQFYPYSCKPEDVFTAMQKDRENLFFIDVQSRGYYPSYAQKVFDEKGVKLEIHEEDFDILKNTVDFISFSYYASRCASADMNEGNTSAANVVKSIKNPHLDASDWGWVIDPLGLRITMNTLYDRYQKPLFLVENGLGAIDTVDENGVINDDYRIDYLRAHVEAMKDAIADGVPLMGYTPWGCIDLVAASTGEMSKRYGFIYVDRDNEGNGSLDRTPKKSFYWYKKVIASNGEDLA, from the coding sequence ATGTCTGATATTACATTCCCGCAAGGGTTTCTATGGGGCGGCGCAATTGCGGCCAACCAATCTGAAGGTGCTTACCGCGAAGGCGGCAAAGGGCTAACCACTGTAGATATGATCCCTTACGGTGAAAACCGGATGCCGGTTAAGCTGGGCCAAGTTGATAAGGTTGAATTAGACGCGGACGAATTCTATCCAAGCCATCAGGCCATTGATTTCTACCACCGTTACAAAGAAGACATCGCGATGTTGGCCGAAATGGGTTTCAAGGTGTTCCGTATGTCGATTGCCTGGGCACGTATTTTTCCAAATGGTGATGAAGAAACCCCGAACCAGGCCGGTATTGATTTCTACCGTTCTGTTTTCGAGGAGTGCAAGAAATACGGCATTGAGCCACTGGTGACCCTTTGCCACTTCGATGTCCCGATGCACCTTGTCAACGAGTACGGCTCTTGGCGCAATCGCAAGATGATTACTTTCTTTGAGCGCTATGCCCGCACGTGTTTCGAAGCGTTTGATGGCTTGGTGAAATACTGGCTGACGTTCAACGAAATCAATATCTTGCTAGCAAGCCCGTTCTCTGGTGCCGGTATTGCTTTCCAGGAAGGCGAGAACCACGACCAGGTTAAATACCAAGCGGCGCACCACGAGTTGGTAGCCAGTGCGCTGGTGACCAAGATCGCCCATGAAATCAACCCGGAAAACCAGGTTGGTTGTATGCTGGCTGGTGGCCAGTTCTACCCGTATTCGTGCAAGCCGGAAGATGTTTTCACGGCGATGCAGAAAGATCGTGAAAACCTGTTCTTTATTGATGTCCAGTCACGCGGCTACTATCCGTCTTACGCCCAGAAAGTGTTTGATGAAAAAGGCGTGAAACTGGAAATCCACGAAGAAGACTTCGACATCTTGAAAAATACCGTCGACTTCATTTCATTTAGCTACTACGCATCCCGCTGTGCATCTGCCGATATGAACGAGGGTAACACCAGTGCGGCAAACGTGGTGAAGTCGATTAAAAACCCGCACCTAGATGCCAGTGACTGGGGCTGGGTGATTGACCCGCTTGGTCTGCGTATCACCATGAACACGCTGTATGACCGCTATCAAAAGCCGTTGTTCTTGGTTGAAAATGGCCTGGGTGCCATCGATACCGTTGATGAGAATGGTGTGATCAACGACGATTACCGCATCGATTACCTGCGCGCTCACGTTGAAGCAATGAAGGATGCGATTGCCGATGGTGTGCCGTTGATGGGCTATACGCCATGGGGCTGTATTGATCTGGTGGCGGCGTCTACGGGTGAAATGAGCAAGCGTTATGGCTTTATCTATGTCGATCGCGATAACGAGGGCAACGGTAGCTTGGATCGCACCCCCAAGAAATCCTTCTACTGGTATAAGAAAGTCATTGCGAGCAATGGCGAAGATCTAGCTTAA
- a CDS encoding D-alanine--D-alanine ligase produces MRIGILYGGESSEREVSLKSGNCIADAVESLGHEAIKIDPRHIDITLQGFFNLDKVFIALHGGMGESGHIQALLDLLKIPYTGSGLLASSISLNKLKTKEVWRANGLPTADWIKVNKHTPTDTIKTTLADLSYPVVVKPLNQGCSIGVSKASSPEELFNALVDAFEYDDDILVEQFITGREYTCAILDGKPLPVVQIKSDTFFDWNAKFGDQSATYHCPSDLTAEQEEAMQSAALEAYKTLGCRGWGRVDTFLDDNGDICLIEMNTVPGMTTRSVFPMAAKEAGMSFEDTIAALLESATFDDVK; encoded by the coding sequence ATGAGAATCGGAATATTATATGGGGGTGAGTCTAGCGAACGCGAAGTCTCATTAAAGTCTGGCAATTGCATTGCCGATGCCGTTGAGTCATTGGGCCATGAGGCTATCAAGATTGATCCTCGCCACATAGACATCACCTTGCAGGGCTTCTTCAACCTCGACAAGGTTTTCATTGCCCTTCACGGCGGTATGGGGGAAAGCGGACATATCCAAGCCCTTCTGGATTTACTCAAAATCCCCTATACCGGCAGTGGCCTCCTGGCCTCTTCCATCTCCCTCAACAAACTTAAGACCAAAGAAGTGTGGCGTGCCAATGGCCTGCCGACAGCAGACTGGATCAAAGTCAACAAGCACACGCCAACCGATACCATCAAAACAACACTGGCGGATCTTTCCTACCCGGTTGTAGTCAAACCCCTCAATCAAGGCTGCAGTATCGGGGTATCTAAAGCCTCCTCTCCAGAAGAGCTGTTCAATGCACTGGTTGATGCCTTTGAATATGACGATGACATCCTCGTCGAACAATTCATCACCGGGCGTGAATACACCTGTGCCATCCTTGATGGCAAGCCATTGCCTGTTGTACAAATCAAATCAGATACCTTCTTCGACTGGAACGCCAAGTTCGGTGATCAAAGTGCAACCTACCACTGTCCGTCAGACCTGACTGCCGAGCAAGAAGAAGCCATGCAGAGCGCAGCACTTGAAGCCTACAAGACTCTGGGGTGCCGGGGCTGGGGCCGGGTTGATACGTTTTTGGATGACAACGGCGATATCTGCCTGATCGAGATGAATACAGTACCGGGAATGACCACCCGCAGTGTTTTCCCGATGGCGGCCAAAGAAGCCGGCATGAGCTTCGAAGACACCATCGCTGCGTTGCTCGAAAGTGCAACCTTTGATGATGTGAAATAA
- a CDS encoding Na+/H+ antiporter NhaC family protein: MNLVDFSDSLMSVVPAMLAVILAVTTRRVLLSLGAGIFAGALMLNQYSPLESLQYLVGKVLAIVWADGAMNSDNVNMIIFMLLLGALISLMSVSGATQAFADWAAVRCKDRRSAKSLTGLMVFIFFIDDFFHSLSVGAICRPVTDRFNISRAKLAYLLDSTAAPVCVLMPISSWGAYIIALVGGIMVAHGVTDQSPISAFVEMMPMNLYAVFTLVMVLCVIAFQLDIGPMRKHEKWALEGKLWDESKGKPAGLDVEAPESAQGGMIDMVLPILTLTMATVFFMVQSGADVLAANGEAFSVLGSFENTDVGSSLVYGAICSLVVSIALALRLKLDAGTWMKAAPQGISAMMPAIIILFFAWTIGAVVRDMQTGIYLASMSNGNLPVELLPAVVFLLSCAMAFATGTSWGTFGIMLPLAGDIAAASDIALLLPMLSAVLAGAVFGDHSSPISSTSILSATGAGCHHMDHVMTQLPYACSVAFGALLGYLAIGYTHSAWAGVAVSGLWFLAFCAFAVRKSKPVMAAEPVTS, encoded by the coding sequence ATGAACCTTGTCGATTTTTCGGACTCGCTAATGTCCGTAGTCCCTGCCATGCTGGCTGTTATTCTTGCGGTCACCACCAGGCGGGTTTTACTCTCCCTCGGAGCAGGTATCTTTGCCGGTGCCTTGATGCTAAACCAATACTCACCGCTTGAGTCTCTGCAATACCTAGTCGGCAAAGTGCTGGCGATTGTGTGGGCTGACGGAGCGATGAACAGCGACAACGTCAACATGATCATCTTCATGCTGCTGCTCGGCGCGCTGATCAGCCTGATGAGTGTCTCGGGGGCAACGCAGGCCTTCGCCGACTGGGCAGCGGTACGCTGTAAAGACCGCCGCAGTGCCAAATCACTCACCGGCCTGATGGTATTCATCTTCTTTATCGACGATTTCTTCCACAGCCTGTCAGTCGGCGCAATCTGCCGCCCGGTTACCGACCGCTTCAATATTTCACGCGCGAAATTGGCCTACCTGCTCGACTCCACTGCAGCTCCGGTTTGTGTACTGATGCCTATCTCATCATGGGGAGCCTACATCATCGCCCTGGTTGGCGGCATCATGGTGGCGCATGGCGTGACCGACCAAAGCCCTATCTCTGCCTTTGTCGAGATGATGCCGATGAACCTATACGCGGTATTCACGCTTGTGATGGTGCTGTGTGTGATTGCATTCCAGCTCGATATCGGCCCAATGCGCAAACATGAGAAGTGGGCGCTAGAAGGCAAGCTATGGGATGAGTCGAAAGGCAAGCCTGCTGGCTTGGACGTCGAGGCGCCGGAATCTGCCCAAGGCGGTATGATCGACATGGTATTGCCGATCCTGACCCTGACCATGGCAACGGTATTTTTCATGGTGCAGTCGGGTGCCGATGTACTGGCAGCCAACGGTGAAGCCTTCAGTGTGCTCGGCTCATTTGAGAACACCGATGTCGGCTCATCGCTGGTGTACGGTGCGATCTGCAGCTTGGTGGTGTCTATCGCTCTTGCCCTGCGTCTGAAACTGGATGCGGGTACCTGGATGAAGGCGGCCCCGCAGGGTATTTCAGCCATGATGCCTGCGATTATCATCCTGTTCTTCGCCTGGACGATTGGTGCGGTTGTACGCGATATGCAAACCGGCATCTACCTAGCTTCAATGTCTAACGGCAACCTGCCGGTTGAGCTACTGCCTGCAGTTGTCTTCCTGCTATCTTGTGCCATGGCCTTTGCGACCGGCACGAGTTGGGGCACCTTCGGCATCATGCTCCCGCTAGCCGGTGATATTGCCGCGGCCAGTGACATTGCGCTGCTGCTGCCGATGCTATCAGCGGTTCTGGCTGGTGCGGTATTTGGTGATCACAGCTCACCAATTTCCAGCACCAGTATTCTGTCGGCAACCGGTGCCGGCTGCCACCATATGGATCACGTTATGACCCAGCTACCGTACGCCTGTTCGGTTGCTTTCGGTGCTCTACTGGGTTACCTCGCCATTGGCTACACCCACTCGGCATGGGCCGGTGTGGCTGTCAGCGGCCTGTGGTTCTTGGCATTCTGCGCCTTTGCCGTTCGCAAGAGCAAGCCAGTTATGGCTGCCGAGCCTGTAACGAGCTAA
- a CDS encoding BCCT family transporter — protein MFSRKHFELIDKPTFFGALGMLISVVVPLLLFPAQGAEWIAIAKTFMTDKLGFLYLALGVGAFFFMIYIVFSDIGQIKLGDPDEQPEFTTASWAAMLFCGGIGASILYWGTIEWAYYYQAPPFQLEPGSEEAVRWAATYGLFHWGPIAWSIYLVPALPIAYFFYVRKQPVLKVSAALMPVIGEARSYGWLGKVIDVLFIFGLLGGGATTLGLAAPLITEGANYLFGVPKDTVTQVIVLMICTAIFAYSAYAGMEKGIKLLSNINFWGALGLLAFILVAGPTIFMLETGLDSLGRMLSNFFVMATWAEPFGGYGSFENTHFPQDWTIFYWAWWLVFAPSMGLFVARISRGRTIKQMVTGSIFFGSMGCFLFFMILGNYGLSLQLSGALDVVSILNTEGATKAIFSILEQLPFSTLVIAAFTLLCLIFTATTFDSISYILASVVQNNVTEDPMRWNRLFWAFALSFMPSVLLFMGGLSTLQTAAIVGGLPLLVIAVMLMMSAVKAATLDLTHQEGYEDPVINIEELPDVDPWSKEGMALTKFEELKEIAMAAADAEREALYKVWKLKKKIRAEAVANGESGMDFSDAPQERLDHLQQLMDDAMTAKENKLAASEEAQEARKVFNELMRTRLEAMVEQEV, from the coding sequence GTGTTTTCTCGCAAACACTTTGAATTGATTGACAAACCTACGTTCTTCGGGGCGCTGGGGATGTTGATCTCGGTTGTGGTGCCTTTGCTGCTGTTTCCGGCGCAAGGGGCAGAATGGATTGCTATCGCCAAAACGTTTATGACCGATAAGCTCGGTTTCCTCTATCTGGCGCTTGGTGTCGGTGCATTTTTCTTTATGATCTATATCGTTTTTTCCGATATCGGCCAAATCAAGCTGGGGGATCCCGATGAACAGCCTGAGTTCACGACGGCCTCGTGGGCAGCGATGCTGTTTTGTGGCGGGATCGGGGCCAGTATTCTGTATTGGGGTACGATTGAGTGGGCTTATTACTACCAGGCACCGCCGTTCCAGCTTGAGCCGGGGAGCGAGGAAGCGGTGCGCTGGGCGGCCACCTATGGCTTGTTTCACTGGGGGCCGATTGCCTGGTCTATTTATTTAGTGCCAGCCTTGCCGATTGCCTATTTCTTCTACGTCCGCAAGCAGCCTGTGCTGAAGGTATCGGCAGCCTTGATGCCGGTGATCGGTGAGGCCCGCAGTTACGGCTGGCTGGGTAAAGTTATCGATGTGCTGTTTATCTTTGGCTTGCTGGGTGGTGGTGCCACGACACTGGGTCTGGCTGCCCCGTTGATCACCGAAGGTGCCAATTACCTATTCGGTGTGCCTAAAGATACCGTCACTCAGGTGATTGTGCTGATGATCTGTACCGCGATTTTCGCCTACTCGGCTTACGCGGGGATGGAGAAGGGCATCAAGCTGCTCAGCAATATCAACTTCTGGGGAGCCCTGGGCCTGCTGGCTTTCATTCTGGTGGCCGGTCCGACGATTTTCATGCTGGAAACCGGCTTGGATTCATTAGGCCGTATGTTGTCGAACTTCTTTGTCATGGCAACATGGGCTGAACCGTTCGGCGGCTATGGCTCGTTTGAAAATACCCACTTCCCGCAGGATTGGACGATTTTCTACTGGGCGTGGTGGCTGGTATTTGCCCCGAGCATGGGCTTGTTCGTGGCGAGGATTTCCCGTGGCCGTACCATTAAGCAAATGGTCACCGGTTCGATCTTCTTCGGTTCGATGGGCTGCTTCCTGTTCTTCATGATCTTGGGTAACTACGGTTTGTCGCTGCAGCTATCCGGTGCGCTTGATGTGGTCAGTATTTTGAACACGGAAGGGGCGACCAAGGCGATTTTCTCAATCCTTGAGCAACTGCCGTTCAGTACTTTGGTCATCGCGGCGTTTACCCTGCTGTGTTTGATTTTCACGGCCACGACGTTTGACTCGATCTCCTATATCTTGGCTTCAGTGGTGCAGAATAACGTGACCGAAGATCCGATGCGTTGGAACCGCCTGTTCTGGGCGTTTGCCTTGTCATTCATGCCGTCTGTACTGTTGTTCATGGGCGGTCTATCGACGCTGCAAACGGCGGCGATTGTCGGTGGTTTACCGCTGTTGGTGATTGCTGTAATGCTGATGATGTCGGCTGTGAAAGCGGCAACACTCGATTTGACCCATCAGGAAGGCTATGAAGATCCGGTGATCAATATCGAGGAGCTACCTGATGTTGACCCATGGTCGAAGGAAGGTATGGCTCTGACCAAGTTCGAGGAGCTCAAAGAGATCGCTATGGCAGCGGCAGATGCTGAGCGTGAAGCGCTCTATAAAGTATGGAAGCTGAAGAAGAAAATCCGCGCCGAAGCAGTGGCTAACGGTGAGTCTGGCATGGACTTCAGTGATGCGCCGCAAGAGCGGTTGGATCATCTCCAGCAGTTGATGGACGATGCCATGACAGCCAAAGAGAACAAACTGGCTGCTTCGGA